Within the Nocardioides humi genome, the region GCAGGAGATCGACCTGCGGTACGCCGACGCGCTGACCACCGCCGACAACATCATGACCTTCCGGACGGTCATCCGGGAGGTCGCGCTCAGCCAGGGCATCTGGGCGACGTTCATGCCGAAGCCGTTCACGACGCACCCCGGCTCCGGCATGCACACCCACCTCTCCCTCTTCGAGGGCGACCAGAACGCCTTCTACGAGGCCGGCGCGGAGTACCAGCTCTCCAAGACCGGGCGGCAGTTCATCGCCGGCATCCTGCGCCACGCCGGCGAGATCAGCGTGGTCACCAACCAGTGGGTCAACTCCTACAAGCGGATGATGTGGGGTGGCGAGGCGCCGTCGTACATCTGCTGGGGGCACAACAACCGCTCCGCGATGGTGCGGGTGCCGATGTACAAGCCGATGAAGGGTCAGTCGACCCGGGTCGAGCTGCGCACCATCGACTCCGCGTGCAACCCCTACCTCGCGTACGCCGCCGTGCTGGCCGCGGGCATGAAGGGCATCGAGAACGACTACGAGCTGCCGCGCGAGGCCGAGGACGACGTGTGGGCGCTGACCGAGCGCGAGCGCCGCAGCCTCGGCATCGAGCCGCTGCCGAAGAACCTCAACGACGCGATCACCATCGCCGAGCACTCCGAGCTGCTCGCCGAGACGCTGGGGGAGCAGGTCTTCGACTTCTTCCTGCGCAACAAGCGCGCCGAGTGGGACGAGTACCGCGGCCAGGTCTCGGCCTTCGAGCGCGACCGCATGCTGCCCGTGTTGTGAGGCCGGGGCGGGCATGAACCGCGCGACGCAGCGCACCGAGCTGCTCCGGCTCGGCTTCGTCGACCTCGACCGGGCGCTGGCCGACCTCGACCAGCTCGGCGCGGGCGCGACCGACCTGCTGGCGTTCCTGGGCCGGACCGCCGACCCGGATGCCGCGTTGCGCGGACTGTGCCGCCTCGCCGACGCCGCCGACGAGGCGGATGACCGCGCGGAGCTGCTCCGGGCCGTCCGCGACGACGAGGGCACGGCGATGCGGCTGCTGTGCGTGCTCGGCGCGAGCGCGGCCCTGGCCGACCACCTGGCCACCCATCCCGAGCAGTGGCGCGAGCTCGCCGACCCGGCGCTGGGCTCCACCCGCCCCGCCGCCTGGGCGGTGCGAGCCGCGCTGCTCGACGCGGTGGCGGGGAGGCCGGACCGCGAGGCCGTCGACGCGCTGCGGGTGGAGTACC harbors:
- a CDS encoding glutamine synthetase family protein gives rise to the protein MGKQEDFVLRALEERDVRFVRLWFTDVLGFLKSVAVAPAELEGAFSEGIGFDGSAIEGFARVYEADMLALPDPTTFQILPWRSEEGPSTARMFCDIVMPDGSASYADPRNVLKRTLSRAADQGFTFYTHPEIEFYLFKDEPGHGDEPVPIDRSGYFDHAAHAHGSNFRREAITMLEAMGISVEFSHHEGGPGQQEIDLRYADALTTADNIMTFRTVIREVALSQGIWATFMPKPFTTHPGSGMHTHLSLFEGDQNAFYEAGAEYQLSKTGRQFIAGILRHAGEISVVTNQWVNSYKRMMWGGEAPSYICWGHNNRSAMVRVPMYKPMKGQSTRVELRTIDSACNPYLAYAAVLAAGMKGIENDYELPREAEDDVWALTERERRSLGIEPLPKNLNDAITIAEHSELLAETLGEQVFDFFLRNKRAEWDEYRGQVSAFERDRMLPVL